The following proteins come from a genomic window of Flavobacteriaceae bacterium MAR_2010_188:
- a CDS encoding type IX secretion system membrane protein, PorP/SprF family translates to MRNLYIYLILLLSVNSFSQELNLPVFTQYLADNAFVVSPTFAGIGDNFKIRANGLTQWVGIKGAPDNQSVYGDIRLGDRSGLGASIYNDRNGNTIQMGGKFSFAHHLVLDEKSKQFISFGLSYNINSFKIDIANFDSGFDSPVYDPAVTDNRSQTNHNFDLGILYRYRAFYFSLNGNNILKKKIEDFRISEPGALLNFQAYTGYVYRAASTNKFEYEPSMFIQYFASDGRSSTDLSFKARKYSRFGNYTFAGFSYRFLNDQLGKPLNIGPMAGIKQNKFYFAYAYQITTNELSSYNSGTHVITIGLDFFQGISNCPCTKTNVTSSK, encoded by the coding sequence ATGCGAAATCTCTATATATATCTAATCTTACTGTTGTCAGTAAATAGTTTTAGTCAAGAATTAAACCTACCCGTATTTACCCAATACTTGGCAGATAATGCTTTTGTGGTCTCTCCGACCTTTGCGGGAATAGGTGATAATTTTAAGATTAGAGCAAATGGTCTTACCCAGTGGGTGGGAATAAAAGGAGCTCCAGATAACCAATCTGTTTATGGTGATATAAGACTTGGAGACCGATCTGGTCTCGGAGCTTCCATATATAATGACAGAAATGGTAATACCATACAAATGGGTGGTAAATTTAGTTTTGCTCATCATTTAGTGTTGGATGAAAAATCTAAACAATTTATTTCATTCGGTCTTTCATATAACATCAATAGCTTTAAGATAGATATTGCGAATTTCGATTCTGGTTTTGACAGCCCTGTTTATGATCCGGCAGTAACGGATAACCGTTCTCAAACAAATCATAATTTTGATTTGGGTATACTGTACCGATACAGGGCATTTTATTTCAGTTTAAACGGTAACAATATTTTAAAAAAGAAGATTGAGGATTTTAGGATTTCAGAACCTGGAGCTCTTTTAAATTTTCAAGCTTATACCGGTTATGTGTACCGTGCTGCCAGTACCAATAAATTTGAATACGAACCTTCTATGTTCATTCAGTACTTTGCCAGCGATGGACGTTCTAGTACTGATCTAAGTTTTAAAGCTAGAAAATACAGTAGATTTGGAAATTATACATTCGCTGGATTTTCTTACCGATTCTTAAACGACCAACTTGGTAAGCCATTAAACATTGGGCCAATGGCCGGCATTAAACAAAATAAATTCTATTTTGCCTATGCCTACCAAATTACTACCAACGAATTATCTAGCTATAATTCTGGTACCCATGTAATCACTATCGGACTGGACTTTTTCCAGGGGATTAGTAACTGTCCATGTACCAAAACTAACGTTACCTCTTCCAAATAA